A genomic window from Lycium barbarum isolate Lr01 chromosome 4, ASM1917538v2, whole genome shotgun sequence includes:
- the LOC132638445 gene encoding pectin acetylesterase 8-like, which yields MMAARSVQLVCLLICSLAIIKTASAKVNESPKQQKGKDHAYFVDKTIVQNAVSKGAVCLDGSPPAYHLDRGFGHGVRNWIILLSGGAWCRNITDCLNRSKTDLGSSKLMMPFVFLGIFSKSKTENRDFYNWNKVFVRYCDGGAFTGDIESVDPTTNLHFRGARIFDAVIEDLLAKGLKDAKNVILSGGSANGYPAMLYCDHFKTLLPKAHRVKCLVDAGYFIRVKNPLLANVFESLFRDVVNLHGSTKVLPKSCTSRMKPELCFFPENIQEDIKTPFFTVMSAFDSYQVDNIIGSNVGEFIRARNCTESLNNAFKELRSEFLIALPKANNPKQRGAFIDSFNRHTPLELWWNKVNATPINNLTTMKVFGDWYFDRKYSYVIDEIDLPLPVYLYINGTLKSRG from the exons ATGATGGCGGCAAGATCTGTTCAACTTGTTTGCTTGCTTATTTGTTCCCTGGCCATCATCAAAACTGCATCTGCAAAAGTAAATGAATCACCGAAACAACAGAAAGGCAAAGATCATGCATATTTTGTCGATAAAACAATTGTTCAGAATGCTGTGTCAAAAGGAGCAG TGTGCTTGGACGGATCACCTCCAGCATACCATCTTGATCGAGGATTTGGTCATGGAGTCAGAAATTGGATTATTCTACTCTCA GGAGGAGCATGGTGCAGAAACATCACAGACTGCCTGAACCGTTCCAAGACTGACTTGGGTTCTTCAAAACTTATGATGCCATTCGTATTTTTAGGCATTTTCAGCAAGAGCAAAACTGAAAATCGAG ATTTTTACAACTGGAACAAAGTCTTTGTTAGgtattgtgatggtggagctttCACTGGAGACATCGAAAGTGTTGATCCT ACTACCAATCTTCATTTCAGAGGTGCAAGAATATTTGATGCAGTAATTGAGGATCTATTAGCAAAGGGATTAAAGGATGCAAAGAAC GTCATTCTTTCTGGCGGTTCTGCTAATGGATATCCAGCAATGCTATACTGTGATCACTTCAAAACTTTATTGCCTAAAGCTCATAGAGTGAAATGCTTGGTTGATGCTGGTTATTTTATCCGTGT GAAAAATCCACTGCTAGCAAATGTGTTCGAGTCACTCTTTAGAGATGTTGTTAATTTACAT GGATCTACCAAAGTGTTACCAAAATCGTGCACTTCAAGAATGAAACCAGAATTG TGTTTCTTCCCAGAAAACATACAAGAAGATATCAAGACGCCATTTTTTACTGTGATGTCAGCATTTGATAGTTATCAG GTGGACAATATAATAGGCTCTAATGTCGGTGAATTCATTCGAGCAAGAAATTGCACTGAAAGTCTGAACAATGCCTTCAAAG AATTGAGGTCGGAATTCTTAATTGCTTTGCCCAAAGCAAATAATCCAAAACAAAGAGGAGCTTTCATTGACTCTTTTAATCGTCACACCCCGCTTGAACTATGGTGGAATAAAGTCAATGCCACTCCAATAAATAATCTG ACTACAATGAAGGTATTTGGTGATTGGTACTTTGACCGAAAATACTCCTATGTGATCGATGAGATTGACTTGCCACTCCCCGTTTATTTATACATCAATGGTACTCTCAAGTCCCGAGGATAA